The Naumovozyma dairenensis CBS 421 chromosome 1, complete genome genomic interval aatattttattgttaCAAAATAGCATACATATATCTTGCTTATGGGCccttattatattatatattatataccGCATATTGTCACTTTGATTATGGCTGTCCAACTATTCTTCCAGCACGTGCCAGAAAGGataacaatatatatattgcaTATATTGTTACGTATCTTGAATTCCCTTTAGAATAATTAGAGTCaatcaatatatatgaaaCAGAAAGGTTAAGTAAACACTTATGATTAAGGACTTATAATTTCTTACCAAGGAATTACACCGAGAGCCAACCAACAATGGAGCATTTAACTAACTTTTATAATActattttgaaatcttcACATCCAATACTTTTAGGGCTCCATCTATCCGCTAAAGCTGCACCTATTGTATTTTATATAGTTGGATCTTTATTCCTAGGTTTCACTGCTCAATTCATTTGTATCGTACTGCTGTTGGCGTTCGATTTTTATCTAACCAAAAATATAAGTGGAAGAAAATTAGTACAGTTACGTTGGTGGTATGATTCTACTTTAACTAATAAGGAaacttttaaatttgagtcatttaaagaatatgcTCCTTCTCTGGGTCCTCCAATTAACCCTATtgattccaaattattttgGTGGTCGATGTATTTAACTCCTGTAGTATGGATCGTTTTTGGTATACTTTGTCTATTAAGACTTAAATTGTTCTATTTGATATTAGTCATTGTCGCCATCATGTTAACTGGTTGGAATACATATGGATTCCGTTGTTGTGATAAGTGGGATCCATCAAAAAGTACTGAAGAGGCAAATAGTTGGTTCCAATTACCTGCTCTCCCAGGTTTGGATAATATACAGAGGTTAGCAAATATTGGATCCTTTTTCCAACCTTCAACagcatcatcttcttctacgTAGGTTCACTCACAGTTTCCCTATATAACAGCAagatttttttaatatacaattttgatttgataTGATTTACAAATTACGGATATATAGTAAtaatcatcttcttttatAAATACATGGCTTTAATAACCATTTACCTTCAGCAGTCTTTTGTCTTTTCTTCTCAAgttcttccttttctgTTTCCActtcaatgaatttttgtcttctttctaattttgcctttctttcttcaataatatcttgCGCTGgtttaaagaattcaaatctagtaaacattttattttcatcatctgtaTTTTTATGGAAAAATCCCATTAGTTTCAAAGCAGTAACAAATTCATCCCCTTTACCATCTGCAAATCTTGATTTAATTTCCGCTATCCACAATTCACCTCTTGGTGCCAAAATTCTATAAGCTTCCTTGATGAAATCCAAGAAGTTAGTCCCCATCAatgataaacaaaatataacAATAGTACAAGAATTATCCGGTAAAGGAACGTTCTTAATATCAGCCACAGTAATTCTATCGTtaacttttttcaaatcaaaacTATGAACCTCatgatttcttttccatttcctatttttttgattgaaagatttataAAAATTATTCACTTCAAGCGCTAATTTTTGCTTCACCACAACCCATATCAGcaataacaattttttattatcatccGTTAAACCTGGTAACCCACCAGGAGCATTGACAGGTTTCTGAGACCTTGCCTTGAGTTGATTGACAAAAACATCAATTGGATTCTCAGGCCATGATTGAACTTGAGATCTAAACCCATCATGatattcatcaaataattcaggTTGTTTCTTAACTAAATCTAATGCACTTCCAGAATCTATCGTATAAAATTGTTCATTAATCCATCTGAATCTTGACCCTGTTAATTTAGCCATCATCTTTTGTTGTAACGGAGTTAACTTCCTTTGAGGTTTCGATTGTATCGTAGAATCAATGTCTTCCTTGGCGATTTCTTCATGGTTACGTTTTGTAGAAGTCTTATCAATTTCTGTGCTGCTTGATGGTGATAATGACTGATCTTTCTTTTCACCGAATTTTCTCATTTTCACATCAGGATTGACAACTATGGAATTGGCACTAGTGGCTTTCTTTTTAGCATTATCTTTTAGTTTCTTATTGGCTTTGGcctttttgtttttcttatcttgtaatttcttctttttattcTCTGCAAAGGCAACTTTGTCAGTCTTTATGTTCCAACCGTCAACTTTGAAtaattccatttttttttttgaactCTTGGTGATTTTGTCTTTCACAAGGCAGTGACTTTACTTTATTAACAAATAgcaaatattgaaaaaaactTGATAGACTATTGATtataaagatttatttcAATACCAATGCACTATCAAGTTCTGCATATATTTTGCGATGAGCTTCtcattttattatttttcactttctttcgaaaaaaaaaaaaattaataataatgtaacCCTAGGGTTGAACCCCACATATGTTTGTACAGCCCTGATATTGACTCTTGCCGGACTGTAAAAAGAAGTAAAGTTGGACAAATTACTGACGCTATTGTAGAATGTATATAAAGTATGCTTCAACAATAGAGTGTTTATTGTGTTTCTTCgaatgaatataatataatgtatatatgaGAGTGTCCTTATTTAgtatgaagaagaaactttaataatattctagATATACTATtgcaattttttcatttttcaaatcgaTATACCAATTCTtaattattgatgatgtATTCATGGTgaagattttgatattttctttaaatatttcaataatcatcatatttttaaattgCTTTAATGATAGTTTTTGtttgatatatttgtaATCAATACtaattgaaagattttgtaatttaatTGAGATATTTAATCTTTCATTGCAATATTTGGAgacttttttcaaaatcgATAAATCAATCacattatcatttgaagTCAATTCCACTACAGTTGATGCCACTAATGATTTAATgtaattaatgaattgttcagatttaatttcttcgAAAGATTTAATGTTAGATAATGATTGTTTTTGgaattcaaatattgataGTTGTTCTAATTTGCTTTTGAATTCCGATATTTGATATAAATCAATCATTGTTATCGAGTTTACGGGTAATGTTATCAAATATCTTAAcaaaaatgatttaatttctgCCTTATTACATATCGTGATAGGTGGATCAGTTTCATTGGCAGTTGGAGTTGGTTTATAAAACGGATTTTGCTCCGGTGTCATTGCCCCATTATTATCCTCAATTATCATAAGAGAAGTTTCAGGGCTTACGTCGACTATAATGATATCactattttcatcttcatctacTTCTTGCTCATCTTCGTGATTAAAATGATCATGTTCCTTTTCGGTGTTGAATGGAGAAACATGATGGTTATTAAAACTCAAACTCAAATTCAAGTTCAAATTCACGGAAGAATTAGCAGAGGAATAAGGGCTTataatttccaattcatttcTTGTATTTTCATCCTGTAATTTCTCAATATAAGtgatttttttatttccaaCTCTTCTTATCGGAGtggaattattaataacatcatcttcatcaccaTGTACTAAGGAAGCTTCTTGAGTTAACAAATATGGTTCCAAGATATCAGGTGCAATTGTCCATGGTTCCATTAACCATGATCTATAGTGCATAGCTAACGACCaaaattctaattctgATACCATGGTATCTACGAAttgtaaatctttaatatgaaattcattatattgtaATTTGGCATAACCAATAATTTGTATCCTTTGACCAGTCAAATCAGGTAAGGTTGAAATTTGTAACATGTTGCATACTGATTCAACTGAACATGTGAATTTTAAATCATGATCTCGTTTATTGTCGAAATTTGGAGTACAATCatctaattttaaaaagatataatCAACGTTTTTAACCCATTTGGTATGGGAGTCAAAGACTCTACCTATAACTTTGATCTTATTAATTGGAGTATTCTCATAAAAGAGACATTTACTTGATTCTAAATTGAATGTCTTATAATAATGTTCAAACAAAAGCTTCGATTTGAACATGCATTTTTTTAAGTCATATAATAACAAGGGAATAGGGTCAGTTAACGATTggatataatattcattatgTTTGAACAATAGTGGTAAGTAAAAGCATTGTGATGTAATGGGATCTCTATGAACGATGTGGTCATTTGTATCCATGTGATATGTATTTGTTATGTTATGATAAATATTGAATCAGCACATAAAGTAAGGGGGAAACTGCAGACACGAAGAAAGAGAGGTGTTTGTAgttataaaaaaaaaagggtATAATGCGAACACTAAAAACAATATGTTGGTGCAATAGCAGTTTTCTGTGTTAATGGTTTATGTCATTGTCATTGattaaattgattaaattgattaaattgACAGTAACATTTTTTGGCGATTATTTAATCAAAAAATGTCTCAAGCCCTAATATTTCCAAAACACAGGGTATACCAGAAATGACCTCACTCCTTTTTTAAACCCtaagaaattgataaaaaaataaacgaaaattaaaaaaatcaacTTTTTTCGACTTCGAGTTTTTAAAACAGCCAGCCAGCCACAGATAGCGAGACTCAACTGGATTCGATGATCATCGTTTTCTTTGAATGGCTTTTATAAGAAAGTAACAGTTACCAGTGGCTTGGCTTGGTTGTATTATCTTATTCAAAGCCTTGCTAGTCTGCTGAATCGCGGAAAGAGTATATTTCCCACGCTCAGGTCGACATTATCTACCTTTATTTTAACGGAAACAAAAGCAGTGTGTTTTGTGACTGAGCacattgaataaatttgaagaaactCCGAATTTCTCATTAAACCATcagtttattatttattttacttatttattgttatctCCACTGTTGCAACTACAAGAGAAAAAGGATGCTTTCCATAGAACAACGTTATAATATCTGTCTGATGGCGGAAAGACACCCTAAATGGACACAACTCGAGTTGGCCAAATGGGCATATGAAACTTTCCAACTACCCAAGATTCCTTCGCAAGGTACCATTTCAAGATTATTAGCGAAAAAATCCACATATATGAATTGTAAAGAACATGAAAAGGATTCAAACCGATTGAGGAAACCAAATAATCTCTTGGTAAGGAAGATTTTACAAGAATGGATTTCACAAAGTTTGTGGAATGGGATTCCTATTACTTCACCGATCATTCAAGATACTGCTCAAAGCGTTTGGCATAGAATCCCATCGGAATTTAGAGAGGGGAATGGATCATTCAGTTATAAATGGATATCTAATTTTTTGGCAAAGATGGACGTGAATATTTCTGcattagatgaagaattaccAAAGGCACCAAAAATTTGGacttttgaagaaagaaacgTATTAAAGGAATACTTTAGTAAGATTCCATCTGTGAAAGATATCTTTACATTGGATGAAACTTTCTTAGCATATAATTTACCACTGGATTATGAACAATATGAAACAAgtaaaattcaaagaagaatcGAAGTTGCCACTGTGATGTTATGCTCCAATTTAGATGGGtcagaaaaattaaaaccTTTAGTAGTGGGGAAATACAAAAGTTATAGAAGTTTTAGGAATTATTTCCCTCATGAACCAACTGATCAAGGATCACAAGCCTTATTGGGAGAAAAAATGGCCACAAGATTCGGTATCTCATATCATAGTAACAGAAAATCGTGGCTAACAAGTAATATGTTCCATAATTGGTTAGTAAGGTGGGATAAAAGGTTAGTTGCTGACAATAGGAAGATTTGGATTGTTTTAGATGATTCATGTTCACATAGAATCATTAATGCTCATCTACAGAATATTCATTTGGTTTAcacttcatcaaattcaagattTTTACCTTTCAATTGGGGGGTTTTagatgaatttaaaacAAGGTATAGAATACAACAGTATAAAGCGCTAatagaattacaaaaacaatttgaaaaaaactcaaatgaaaaaatttgcATAAATTTTGAACAAAGTAAATTGACTATGTCAAATGcctttaaattcatcaaaaaGGCATGGGATGATATCCCGGGAGATGTCATTAAGGCAAATTGGAAAAGTTCAGGTATATTACCTGCTGGTATGATTGTTTTAAATGAGAATGTCAGTATGgctttcaagaaaaatgaaatcttAGAATCTGAATTAGATTCATTGTGTAACGAATTTTAttgtaaaaaaaataggGATTACGAAATGTTATTGGATTTGaacattgaaaataaaaatactaATTTTTTAAGTACAGAAGAATTGGTGGAAAGTGCCATCATTGATCCAATAGAACCAGATTCTACATTATTGAGTACTACCACATCACAATTTACCGACGATGATCTATTAAATAGATTGAATGAGAACTTGCTTGATGAGGAAGATGGAAACGATGATGacaatgatattgatggCATCCCGAACAATGATCTTCTGATagataatttcaatatacCCCCATTTAATAACAATCATGTTAATCGTGGCATTATGACCACTAGTCAACAAGCAAACAATTTACAAAACAATTTGAATACACTACCtaacaatagtaataataataataataatacatcAATGGGTGTAAACGATTATGAAtctaatttaaataaaatccTGGATGTTAATTTTGATCCCTCCAAGGCGGAGCTGTTCTTTAATGTAAGCACTTTGATTGATAAGTCAGCATTATTCGTTGATCCTACCGCGAACttggatttgaaaaacGTCCAAGGAGACCTTCCACTAACGACTAATGAGTATTTCAATGATGTCTTCCAGTCATCAGATTCCAATCGTGAATCTAGCAATATTAATTTCTCCAATaattccaataataatattttaaataatagaCCTATCATNNNNNNNNNNNNNNNNGTGTCATCATCTGCATCTTTATTGAACAATACGTCAAACGGTACAAATAATTTCGAGGTTCCAAATTTGACTAGACTCCTTAATAGTAACGGCGGCGAGACTTCCAACACAAATATCATGCGACaaccatcattatcatatcCAATTTCGACCACTATGGACTCATCACTTCAAGTGAATACTTCCAATTCACCAGTACCATCTCTAGGTTCATTGCAGtcaaatatcaatattgcTAAAGCCTTAGGCACAATCATTAAACATACAGAAGCAAATGAGTTAATATTCTCAAAATCGACCATTACTGAATTGAAAGTTTCATatctaaatattttgaaggCAATTAAAAAGACAAGGAAACAATTAACTACCGCGgcaaaaatgaaaaatggtaCCCCAAATAATCtagaatcattattagcTACTGATTCTCTTAATATATCTCGAAATGTAATTGATATCAATTCAGTACTTCCTGATGATGTTGAAACATTACAACTTCCAGATGCTACATCATTTTTCTAGGTCAGAAAGGAcaattaagaaaaaatgaactCGAATAACGTTACTAATACATAATTTACGATCtatcttatatatatatatatatagaaatctaataaatattcaaatactACTCCACGCAggaatatcaataatacaATCTATGGTTCCcaactttttattttccattttgtTGATTCctatttataatattttaatatatattatagtGTCTATATATGAAAAGTTCCTTTAAATGGTCAGGTATTCATAGACCAATTccgtcatcatcattattttggaaGATTTTACCTTTTTGAGtcaattttaaaaaatcaatgGCATAACCTGTCGTTTCATCGTCAACAATTTGATAGATGTTCttatttacttttaaaCTCAAGAAATTTTCTCTAGTAATTTTTCCCACAGTTTTACTTAAACTTGGAATTTCAACATCATTCCTCATTCCTTTAATGACTTTGATGTAAGTCtcattatattcatcaGGATATTCTAACAAAGCCGTAATAAATGCAGGTTTATTCCAACTGTATTGAATCATGAATTCCCATAGTTCAGAATCTCCCCAACTCTTAACAAAATCGATGGCTAAATTTGGATCCTTTAATTCATCGATTATTAATGATAGAGCTTTTTTAGTTTCACCTATTTTACCCCATAGgaaaatcaattcattatagAGATTTTCCTCTTTTGAACATAATTCTATCACTTTTTCAATGTcataatttgattttgtttttaaaaCTTGTAACAGATTCGGTTTGTCAAATTTAATGTATAATCCAATTAATTCAGTCTCGTATTGAGTTATTAACTGAGGATCCACTTTGGATAGCCTCCGAAGAATGACAAATAGTattcttgataaattaggaaatttttgaaaccTTTTGATCAATTTTGATATGGATATTCTATTTCTATTGCTGGCAATTAACTGAATAGAATCAGAAAATACAGCTTCAATCTCGTCGTTCGATAAGTTATTAATCTTCGAAGTGTCATTCTCGATATTGTTTCTGAAGTAcggtaataatattatattgataatttgatCTAAGAATTGTGTTAACAAGTTATGAGTagataatatatcaaatattcGTTGGTCGTTAGTCTTAATCATATGAATAATTGCTTTGGAATATCGTTGTTCGTGtagatataataatataacagCATTACGATACGATATTTCGAGCTCGTTATGTAATTCAATTTTGTGttccaatttttcttcaaaatagTTTGTTGAAAAACATGAATATTTCGaccatttttcaagaatttcaataaattcattaattccCTTCAAGCTATTGCCATTGtctaaataataatctaatATTGAATCATAAATTGTTGTATCCAATTTAGGTTCTTGGGGTACTTTATTGACTATCAAATCAATTTTCCCAAAATCTAAAAATTTGCTAATGATCCTTGACCAATTATCCTttataaattcattaagttcttcatcatttacCTCTTTACTGCCATTGTATGCCTGCTCgaaaattgaagatattttttcaGATATAGTATTATGTGTTGTTGGTGCTGCTGTAGATACCGACATTGCCGCAGACTTATTTGGATTGGAAACCGCAATAGAATGgattaatttatcaatgtACTTTAATCCTACTTGAAATCTTTCCTTTGGTGAAACAGCATAATTCCCAATATCCCAAGCTTTACCAAactcatttttttcaatataccAATCGTAATGatcttttaatttgaattcttggATTTTAATTGCATCACTTGAActaatcaaaaaatattgtgGTGGATTACCCCCATCGTCATTTGGTGGTATAAATTTACCTAAATGATAATCATTCAATGATAagttttggaaatttttaCAAACAATTTCATCTTGATATATTTCGTCAGATGTGGTTAAATcgaatatttttaattgagGTGGTAAAGATTTCAGttttatttccattttctcTTCGGTAAAATCGGAATGGATGATATCAAATCCAAGGCACATTACTTGATCGTCTTTAAATGAGGCTATCCCTGACAGTAACATCGATATCTTGAAGTGGTATTCCAATTCTACAGTCTGTTCTGGAGTTCCCCTAAAACTTGATGCTGCACTTGATAGTATCGAACCTATATTACTATTAGTGGTTGTTGCATTGAAGCGTTTATTGTCCAGTCGTGGTtgagatgatgaagatgatgttCGTGATGTTTGATGTCTTTTCTTTCgtgaatttgaatttgatgaagttaCTTTGAACGaccaaatattattacacCAGCCGATTataattcttgaattttcaaGGTGGTGCACATATGGTTTGAATAGATCTATAGGTAGATCCTTTTCCTTATCATAGCCATCGGTCTgtaaataatctttcaatgaTAGTGTTAATAATGTAGTACGTGTTGGTATATCTAAGAAAATGATtccttcattattaatcCAGATCAAGACATCGTTCAACTTAAAGATCCCCAGTATGGGTTGTTTTAAAActgaaaaagaagatgatgatgatccCTTCGAGGAATGTTTTGGAATTAGGATGGTATCTACTCTATTTCCTAACCAATTTCTTTGTGATAATATTACATCTCCTGCCATTCCACCAGATAGGAATGTTTTTGAATTCTTATAATCGTTATCTAAGACCACAGAGTTGATTGGTCTTTTAAAATCAAAGGCAATGATGTCTGATTCATTCTCAATGGATCCAATTACTACGGTGCCATCAATTGAACCCGTTATGAAATACGAACCATCTGTATCTATcgataatattgatgatcTATGACATTTTAAGGTCCTAATCGTTGTGAAATCAGGATAAGTTATATGTAAAAGACCGGAATGTGTACCGAATAAGAAGATATTATCGTAAAAGTGACAAGCTGATATAGAATCTCTTTGGAAGAAGTTCTGCGgtaattttgtaattcttgtATATTTTAGTAAAGGTGGgttttcatcttcatcgtcatcatcttcGTCGTCATCctcatcgtcatcgtcaGTATCTGCATCGTCCATGTCTTCTTCGTTATCAGATTTTTCAGTAGATTCTGTATCATTGTTAGGTTGTTCGATATCAGTATCGGATCCTGTAGTAGCATCATTTGATTTGTCATTTAGattgatattatcattattgtcGGCAGTATCATTGATATGCGTTTTTtgatcattattttcaatatcaattgaGTTCACATCCATTTGAATAAGGAGTGTTGATTCCTTTCGGTACTTTTCACTCGTTTTAATAGGTCTTGTTTCTGTTCATTGTCAGCCAGAATTCCTGTCGAAAGCAAAAAATGATCCTTTAACATTAACAAAAAATCGCTTATAGaacttttctttaatgatATAGAACAAGTAGAAACTaagaacaaaagaaaacaagaacAGAAAGTAGtattagaatatatatatatatatctagCATTCATTGTATctcaaataaaatatttaataaccCGTTACTTCATTATTCCCTACACGATATGGCAAGAGCAAGAAGAGGAGCGTTATTACAATGTGATCCATCCATTAAGGCATTAATAGTTCAAATAGATGCACAAAGAAGCGATATAATAttggaagaattagatgataCTCATCTTCTAGTGGATCCTAACAAAGTAGCCTTTATTAAGTTTGAATTAAATCGGTTGTTATCtaagaatatttataatCCTATGgacgatgaagaagagaattAATGATTACAGATGGTTGTTCTGTTAGTTACGTGTATGTATATTGTATATGTACagaaataatatatgtGGTTTTTCactttaataaataagtaaataaatcaataagtaataataatatcctATGTTAAAGCTCAACTTTATTTATGTGTATGTGgatatttgtttgtttatttttgaatatatagGAATAAGAGAGAGAGAGGAGGGTCTACTAAATTAAGCATGCGATATCGACGAGGAAGGAGATGAAGATTgatgttgctgttgttgatCTAACTCATTTTGTATATTTaacttttccttttcaatatcaatcCCATATTCTTCAgccaatttcttttctaatttcaatcttttctCTAACCGTTCCTTTTTCATTCTGGCCAATTCAGCTTTAATTTCATAAGGTTCCTTTGGTATCTTATTTAAAGTTTCAGGATCAGGCCAAAATCCTGGAAcgtttaattttttatctGTATCTGTCCCGATATAATACATGACTCCGATGGGGGCTAAGAGACAAAATGAGAATCTAAAGATTTCTAATTGTGCCCTTGTATATTTAAATGGTAATTTAAAACTTAATCGCATGTTTTATTATGTGTATGAATGGTGacaattattgaatgttCTTTTAAGATTATATTTCGTTCtttatttcaaaagttgttgttgttgttaaGCCTTACTGTTGGTAACTTCCTTTAAAAttcctttattattttattcgCGGGTACTGCAAAACTATACAGATTGATGTTTTCTTGATGGCGGTGATGAGTGAGAGGTGACACACAAATAAGGATCTAATGAGTGGGGAGAAGTGGTGCAAGAATGTCCAGCGATAATTacaaagaattaaattattcagagttgttcaaaaatttaattataCCTCGAGAACAAAGTACTAAGAAACCATCGGAAAATAAAACTGTGCGGGAGGATGGTGATGAGGATGCGAtgattattaatgataatataataacgTTCTTATACTATTTATTTCCACGAGAATTATTTATCAAGGCGTTATCTTTGATTGAATCCAATGATAtgtttatatatgttttgTTACCGAATCATATTGATCCAAGtatggaaaataataaggaTAAGAATAACACTTATATTACTAAGACCTTTGACGACAAAGCCGACAAAGATAATATGGCTTCGAGATCCAAAACgattgataataatgatgccGATGATACTGTTGAGAAGACAAAGAGTAATGAACCCACTCGAACGAGTATAGATAGtattaaattaattgatatgTTATacgatgaagataatgatgatgacgattCACTTATATATGAACtaattattaaatcatcaaatgatCGTATACCGCCCATAACTACTACtttaaagaattggaattgtTCATGCGTTGAGTTCACAGAACATTTCCGTAAAggaatgatgatgaagaacaatattgatgaagagATGAAGTTGATTGATCGATTCATTAAGATAATTGATGATCCGacaaaattttccaatgaTATATTTGCTAAAATTGATAAGTTTAGTCTTTCAAAAcagtattattttgatttaataaagaataaagGAATCATTTGTCCTCATTTATTAGCTTATtcgatattattaaaatcttctaaacaagttttgaaatatttcattttgaataaagCTGACGTTATTTTAATTCCCATTACTAACATGGATGAATGGTTAAAATTgcatataaatattattatatagaGTTACgaacaaacaaaaacagaaataaagaaaactaATATTTTTAGGAATGGATTAGAGTATTATATActtttataatatata includes:
- the TVP23 gene encoding Tvp23p (similar to Saccharomyces cerevisiae TVP23 (YDR084C); ancestral locus Anc_8.216) is translated as MEHLTNFYNTILKSSHPILLGLHLSAKAAPIVFYIVGSLFLGFTAQFICIVLLLAFDFYLTKNISGRKLVQLRWWYDSTLTNKETFKFESFKEYAPSLGPPINPIDSKLFWWSMYLTPVVWIVFGILCLLRLKLFYLILVIVAIMLTGWNTYGFRCCDKWDPSKSTEEANSWFQLPALPGLDNIQRLANIGSFFQPSTASSSST
- the RRP8 gene encoding 25S rRNA (adenine645-N1)-methyltransferase (similar to Saccharomyces cerevisiae RRP8 (YDR083W); ancestral locus Anc_8.215); this encodes MELFKVDGWNIKTDKVAFAENKKKKLQDKKNKKAKANKKLKDNAKKKATSANSIVVNPDVKMRKFGEKKDQSLSPSSSTEIDKTSTKRNHEEIAKEDIDSTIQSKPQRKLTPLQQKMMAKLTGSRFRWINEQFYTIDSGSALDLVKKQPELFDEYHDGFRSQVQSWPENPIDVFVNQLKARSQKPVNAPGGLPGLTDDNKKLLLLIWVVVKQKLALEVNNFYKSFNQKNRKWKRNHEVHSFDLKKVNDRITVADIKNVPLPDNSCTIVIFCLSLMGTNFLDFIKEAYRILAPRGELWIAEIKSRFADGKGDEFVTALKLMGFFHKNTDDENKMFTRFEFFKPAQDIIEERKAKLERRQKFIEVETEKEELEKKRQKTAEGKWLLKPCIYKRR
- the STN1 gene encoding Stn1p (similar to Saccharomyces cerevisiae STN1 (YDR082W); ancestral locus Anc_8.214), with product MDTNDHIVHRDPITSQCFYLPLLFKHNEYYIQSLTDPIPLLLYDLKKCMFKSKLLFEHYYKTFNLESSKCLFYENTPINKIKVIGRVFDSHTKWVKNVDYIFLKLDDCTPNFDNKRDHDLKFTCSVESVCNMLQISTLPDLTGQRIQIIGYAKLQYNEFHIKDLQFVDTMVSELEFWSLAMHYRSWLMEPWTIAPDILEPYLLTQEASLVHGDEDDVINNSTPIRRVGNKKITYIEKLQDENTRNELEIISPYSSANSSVNLNLNLSLSFNNHHVSPFNTEKEHDHFNHEDEQEVDEDENSDIIIVDVSPETSLMIIEDNNGAMTPEQNPFYKPTPTANETDPPITICNKAEIKSFLLRYLITLPVNSITMIDLYQISEFKSKLEQLSIFEFQKQSLSNIKSFEEIKSEQFINYIKSLVASTVVELTSNDNVIDLSILKKVSKYCNERLNISIKLQNLSISIDYKYIKQKLSLKQFKNMMIIEIFKENIKIFTMNTSSIIKNWYIDLKNEKIAIVYLEYY
- the PDC2 gene encoding Pdc2p (similar to Saccharomyces cerevisiae PDC2 (YDR081C); ancestral locus Anc_8.213) encodes the protein MLSIEQRYNICLMAERHPKWTQLELAKWAYETFQLPKIPSQGTISRLLAKKSTYMNCKEHEKDSNRLRKPNNLLVRKILQEWISQSLWNGIPITSPIIQDTAQSVWHRIPSEFREGNGSFSYKWISNFLAKMDVNISALDEELPKAPKIWTFEERNVLKEYFSKIPSVKDIFTLDETFLAYNLPLDYEQYETSKIQRRIEVATVMLCSNLDGSEKLKPLVVGKYKSYRSFRNYFPHEPTDQGSQALLGEKMATRFGISYHSNRKSWLTSNMFHNWLVRWDKRLVADNRKIWIVLDDSCSHRIINAHLQNIHLVYTSSNSRFLPFNWGVLDEFKTRYRIQQYKALIELQKQFEKNSNEKICINFEQSKLTMSNAFKFIKKAWDDIPGDVIKANWKSSGILPAGMIVLNENVSMAFKKNEILESELDSLCNEFYCKKNRDYEMLLDLNIENKNTNFLSTEELVESAIIDPIEPDSTLLSTTTSQFTDDDLLNRLNENLLDEEDGNDDDNDIDGIPNNDLLIDNFNIPPFNNNHVNRGIMTTSQQANNLQNNLNTLPNNSNNNNNNTSMGVNDYESNLNKILDVNFDPSKAELFFNVSTLIDKSALFVDPTANLDLKNVQGDLPLTTNEYFNDVFQSSDSNRESSNINFSNNSNNNILNNRPIXXXXXXVSSSASLLNNTSNGTNNFEVPNLTRLLNSNGGETSNTNIMRQPSLSYPISTTMDSSLQVNTSNSPVPSLGSLQSNINIAKALGTIIKHTEANELIFSKSTITELKVSYLNILKAIKKTRKQLTTAAKMKNGTPNNLESLLATDSLNISRNVIDINSVLPDDVETLQLPDATSFF